The Actinobacillus equuli genome includes a window with the following:
- the rlmE gene encoding 23S rRNA (uridine(2552)-2'-O)-methyltransferase RlmE — translation MGRKRSASSSRWLAEHFKDQFVQKAHKQKLRSRAYFKLDEIQQTDRLFKPGMTVVDLGAAPGGWSQYAVTQIGSKGRIIACDILDMNPIVGVDFLQGDFREESVLNALLERVGDDMVDVVMSDMAPNFSGMPSVDIPRAMYLVELALDMCRQVLAPKGSFVVKVFQGEGFDDYLRDIRAMFSTVKVRKPEASRDRSREVYIVATGYKG, via the coding sequence ATGGGCAGAAAAAGAAGTGCGAGTTCATCGCGTTGGCTGGCAGAACACTTTAAAGATCAGTTCGTACAAAAAGCACATAAACAAAAATTACGCTCACGCGCTTATTTTAAACTAGATGAAATTCAACAAACCGATCGCTTATTCAAACCGGGGATGACCGTGGTGGATTTAGGTGCGGCACCGGGCGGTTGGTCACAATATGCGGTAACACAAATCGGCAGTAAAGGTCGTATTATTGCTTGCGATATTTTGGATATGAATCCGATTGTCGGCGTGGACTTTTTACAAGGCGATTTCCGAGAAGAATCGGTACTGAATGCGCTGTTAGAGCGTGTCGGTGATGATATGGTGGATGTGGTAATGTCAGATATGGCTCCGAATTTCAGTGGTATGCCGTCAGTCGATATTCCGCGAGCAATGTATTTAGTAGAACTGGCTTTAGATATGTGCCGTCAGGTACTTGCACCTAAAGGTAGCTTTGTCGTTAAAGTGTTCCAAGGCGAAGGCTTTGATGATTATTTGAGAGATATTCGTGCAATGTTTAGCACTGTGAAAGTGCGTAAACCTGAAGCTTCTCGAGATCGTTCAAGAGAAGTTTATATTGTTGCAACGGGTTATAAAGGCTAA
- the guaB gene encoding IMP dehydrogenase produces the protein MALRIKQEALTFDDVLLVPAHSTVLPNTADLSTQLTKTIRLNIPMLSAAMDTVTETKLAISLAQEGGIGFIHKNMSIERQADRVRKVKKFESGIVSEPVTVSPDLTLAELAELVKKNGFAGYPVVDGEDNLVGIITGRDTRFVKDLSKPVSKLMTPKDRLVTVKENATRDEILELMHDRRVEKVLVVDDNFKLKGMITVKDFQKAEQKPNACKDEFGRLRVGAAVGAGPGNEERIDALVKAGVDVLLIDSSHGHSEGVLQRVRETRAKYPNLPIVAGNIATAEGAIALADAGASAVKVGIGPGSICTTRIVTGVGVPQITAIAEAAAALEGRGIPVIADGGIRYSGDISKAIAAGASCVMVGSMFAGTEEAPGEIELYQGRAFKSYRGMGSLGAMSKGSSDRYFQSDNAADKLVPEGIEGRIPYKGFLKEIIHQQMGGLRSCMGLTGSATIEDLRTKAQFVRISGAGIKESHVHDVTITKEAPNYRMG, from the coding sequence ATGGCATTACGTATCAAACAAGAAGCCCTTACCTTTGATGATGTTTTACTCGTCCCAGCACATTCTACAGTGCTTCCAAATACCGCAGATCTTTCAACTCAACTTACCAAAACGATTCGTTTGAATATCCCAATGCTTTCAGCTGCAATGGATACCGTTACCGAAACCAAATTAGCGATTTCTTTAGCGCAAGAAGGCGGTATCGGCTTTATTCATAAAAATATGTCCATCGAACGCCAAGCGGACCGTGTACGTAAAGTGAAAAAATTTGAAAGCGGTATCGTTTCTGAACCAGTTACCGTATCACCGGATCTTACCCTTGCCGAACTTGCCGAATTAGTAAAGAAAAACGGTTTTGCCGGCTACCCTGTTGTAGATGGTGAAGATAACTTAGTTGGTATCATTACCGGTCGTGACACTCGCTTTGTAAAAGACTTAAGCAAACCTGTCTCTAAATTAATGACACCTAAAGATCGCCTTGTTACCGTAAAAGAAAATGCAACTCGTGACGAGATCTTAGAATTAATGCACGATCGCCGTGTTGAAAAAGTACTTGTGGTTGATGACAACTTCAAACTAAAAGGCATGATCACAGTTAAAGACTTCCAAAAAGCGGAACAAAAACCGAATGCGTGTAAAGATGAATTCGGTCGTTTACGTGTCGGTGCGGCTGTTGGTGCTGGCCCTGGTAATGAAGAGCGTATTGATGCGTTAGTAAAAGCAGGTGTGGACGTGCTATTAATCGACTCTTCACACGGCCACTCTGAAGGCGTATTGCAACGTGTACGTGAAACACGTGCAAAATATCCTAATTTACCAATTGTTGCTGGTAATATCGCAACTGCTGAAGGCGCAATCGCACTAGCGGATGCCGGCGCAAGTGCGGTGAAAGTGGGTATCGGCCCGGGTTCAATCTGTACTACACGTATCGTAACCGGCGTGGGCGTACCACAAATCACTGCGATTGCAGAAGCAGCAGCGGCATTAGAAGGTCGTGGTATTCCGGTAATTGCCGACGGTGGTATCCGCTACTCTGGCGATATTTCAAAAGCAATCGCAGCGGGCGCAAGCTGTGTAATGGTTGGCTCTATGTTTGCCGGCACGGAAGAAGCACCAGGCGAAATCGAACTTTACCAAGGCCGTGCATTTAAATCTTACCGTGGTATGGGTTCATTAGGTGCAATGAGCAAAGGTTCTTCAGACCGTTATTTCCAATCAGATAACGCTGCGGATAAATTAGTACCAGAAGGTATCGAAGGTCGTATCCCTTACAAAGGGTTCTTAAAAGAAATCATCCACCAACAAATGGGTGGTTTACGTTCTTGCATGGGCTTAACCGGCTCGGCAACTATTGAAGATCTTCGTACTAAAGCACAATTCGTACGTATCAGCGGTGCAGGTATCAAAGAAAGCCACGTTCACGATGTAACGATTACTAAAGAAGCACCTAACTATCGTATGGGTTAA
- a CDS encoding lysozyme family protein encodes MSLIKMAKQIADLALKSIGKGNTVKGLTLNQTKMLLQALAKRESGGDYTAENSYGYLGAYQFGAAALVDVGLIQKDKYAAAIKTKPGIASGANAVQHRAFLANADNWVLVGGKSAFLNSKMIQDDAVIKLMNRNARTMEAKGVYQGSAAHKAGLLFAAHLKGVGNAIKFAQNGTTTKDGYGTSIKEYYELGKESVGKQ; translated from the coding sequence ATGAGTTTAATTAAAATGGCAAAACAAATTGCTGATTTAGCTTTAAAGTCAATTGGAAAAGGGAATACAGTAAAAGGACTCACTTTGAATCAAACCAAAATGTTATTACAAGCACTGGCCAAGCGTGAGAGTGGCGGAGATTATACGGCAGAAAATAGCTATGGCTATTTAGGTGCTTATCAATTCGGTGCTGCGGCGTTAGTAGATGTTGGTTTGATTCAAAAAGATAAATATGCAGCAGCAATTAAAACAAAACCGGGTATTGCCAGTGGTGCAAATGCTGTTCAGCACAGAGCTTTTCTGGCAAATGCAGATAATTGGGTATTAGTCGGCGGAAAGTCTGCCTTTTTGAATTCAAAAATGATTCAAGATGATGCTGTTATTAAACTGATGAACCGCAATGCTCGTACAATGGAAGCAAAAGGCGTTTATCAAGGCAGTGCAGCACATAAAGCAGGACTTTTATTCGCTGCACATCTCAAGGGTGTCGGCAACGCAATCAAATTTGCCCAAAATGGCACAACCACTAAAGACGGTTATGGCACTTCAATAAAAGAGTATTATGAGTTGGGAAAAGAAAGTGTTGGGAAGCAGTAG
- a CDS encoding DUF1919 domain-containing protein produces the protein MFNFIPKVLNKSLRKIINALNRQRLQNHSMSVLSINCNGAFILHELGEQFRSPFVNLYLSPADFLKYLKNMSHYMQAELTFLATEKRYPVGKLDDLTIHFMHYHSEQEAASKWAERTKRINLDNLFVMMTDRDGCTYQDLQEFDRLPFKNKVVFTHKPYPELKSALYVKGFEDKPQVGDLFEFSGWNGKKYYDQLNYVNWFNGKGF, from the coding sequence ATGTTTAATTTTATCCCAAAAGTATTGAATAAATCCTTGCGTAAAATCATCAACGCATTAAATCGCCAACGTTTACAAAATCACTCGATGTCGGTACTGTCTATTAATTGTAACGGTGCATTTATCTTACATGAATTAGGTGAGCAATTCCGTTCACCATTTGTTAATTTATATCTTTCACCGGCAGACTTTCTAAAATACTTAAAAAATATGTCGCATTATATGCAAGCGGAGCTCACTTTTTTAGCCACGGAAAAACGTTATCCGGTGGGTAAATTAGATGATCTCACCATTCATTTTATGCACTATCATTCCGAACAAGAAGCGGCAAGTAAATGGGCGGAACGTACCAAACGCATCAATTTAGATAACCTGTTTGTGATGATGACCGACCGTGACGGCTGTACTTACCAAGATTTGCAAGAATTTGACCGCTTACCGTTTAAAAATAAAGTGGTATTTACTCACAAGCCTTACCCGGAATTAAAATCAGCTTTATATGTGAAAGGATTCGAAGATAAACCACAAGTCGGTGATTTATTTGAGTTTTCCGGTTGGAATGGTAAGAAGTATTACGATCAACTGAATTATGTGAATTGGTTTAACGGGAAAGGATTCTAG
- a CDS encoding CHY zinc finger protein, translated as MFKVYGLTVDNQTRCQHYHSVLDIIAIKFKCCDKFYPCYQCHQACETHAIERWQATEFDQPAILCGNCQQTLTIQQYMHVTHCPYCRAQFNSGCQKHYSIYFEV; from the coding sequence ATGTTTAAGGTTTATGGCTTAACCGTAGATAATCAAACACGCTGTCAGCATTATCATTCTGTGCTGGATATTATCGCCATTAAATTCAAATGTTGTGATAAGTTTTACCCGTGTTATCAATGCCACCAAGCCTGTGAAACTCACGCTATTGAACGTTGGCAAGCAACTGAATTTGATCAACCGGCGATTTTATGCGGTAACTGCCAACAAACTTTGACCATTCAGCAATATATGCACGTTACACATTGTCCTTATTGCCGAGCACAATTCAATAGTGGCTGTCAGAAACATTATTCGATCTATTTTGAAGTGTGA
- the guaA gene encoding glutamine-hydrolyzing GMP synthase: MNNIHNHKILILDFGSQYTQLIARRVREIGVYCELWAWDVTEEQIREFNPTGIILSGGPESTTEENSPRAPEYVFNAGVPVLGICYGMQTMAMQLGGLTETSDHREFGYASVDLQATDALFAKLNDNLTASEPKLDVWMSHGDKVTRLPQGFQIIGVTPTCPIAAMSDESRRFYGVQFHPEVTHTKSGLELLTNFVVGICGCECKWTAENIIEDAVARIKEQVGDDEVILGLSGGVDSSVTALLLHRAIGKNLHCVFVDNGLLRLNEGDQVMEMFGDKFGLNIIRVNAEDRFLDALKGIDEPEAKRKTIGKVFVDVFDDESKKLTSVKWLAQGTIYPDVIESAASKTGKAHVIKSHHNVGGLPDYMKLGLVEPLRELFKDEVRKIGLALGLPAEMLNRHPFPGPGLGVRVLGEIKKEYCDLLRKADAIFIEELYKADWYYKVSQAFTVFLPVKSVGVMGDGRKYDWVVSLRAVETIDFMTAHWAHLPYDLLGKISNRIINEVNGISRVVYDVSGKPPATIEWE, translated from the coding sequence ATGAACAACATTCACAATCATAAAATTTTAATTTTGGACTTCGGTTCACAATATACGCAATTAATCGCACGTCGTGTGCGTGAGATTGGGGTTTACTGCGAGCTTTGGGCGTGGGACGTTACCGAAGAACAAATCCGTGAATTTAACCCGACCGGGATTATTCTTTCAGGTGGTCCTGAAAGTACCACCGAAGAAAACAGCCCTCGTGCACCGGAATATGTATTCAATGCAGGCGTACCGGTATTAGGTATTTGCTACGGTATGCAAACCATGGCGATGCAATTAGGCGGTTTAACTGAAACTTCTGATCATCGTGAATTCGGCTATGCTTCCGTTGATTTACAAGCAACTGATGCGTTATTTGCAAAATTAAACGATAATTTGACCGCTTCTGAGCCGAAATTAGACGTTTGGATGAGCCACGGTGATAAAGTAACTCGTTTACCACAAGGTTTCCAAATCATTGGTGTCACACCAACTTGCCCGATTGCAGCAATGTCGGACGAAAGCCGCCGTTTCTACGGTGTACAATTCCACCCGGAAGTAACTCACACGAAAAGCGGTTTAGAGCTATTAACTAACTTCGTAGTAGGCATTTGTGGTTGCGAATGTAAATGGACAGCAGAAAACATTATCGAAGACGCTGTCGCTCGTATTAAAGAGCAAGTAGGCGATGACGAAGTGATTTTAGGCTTATCAGGCGGTGTGGATTCATCAGTAACCGCACTTCTTCTACATCGTGCAATCGGCAAAAACTTACACTGCGTATTCGTAGATAATGGTTTACTTCGTTTAAACGAAGGCGATCAAGTGATGGAAATGTTCGGCGATAAATTCGGTCTAAACATCATTCGTGTAAATGCCGAAGATCGTTTCTTAGATGCATTAAAAGGCATTGATGAACCGGAAGCAAAACGTAAAACCATTGGTAAAGTATTTGTCGATGTATTCGATGATGAATCAAAAAAACTGACATCAGTAAAATGGTTAGCACAAGGCACAATCTATCCTGACGTTATCGAATCGGCAGCAAGCAAAACCGGTAAAGCACATGTGATTAAATCTCACCACAACGTAGGCGGCTTACCGGATTATATGAAACTCGGTTTAGTTGAGCCGTTACGTGAATTATTTAAAGATGAAGTACGTAAAATCGGTTTAGCACTTGGTTTACCGGCAGAAATGCTAAATCGCCACCCATTCCCAGGTCCTGGCTTAGGCGTGCGAGTATTAGGTGAAATCAAGAAAGAATACTGTGATTTACTCCGTAAAGCAGATGCAATCTTTATCGAAGAGCTATACAAAGCGGATTGGTATTACAAAGTAAGCCAAGCGTTCACTGTATTCCTTCCGGTGAAATCGGTGGGTGTAATGGGTGACGGTCGTAAATACGACTGGGTTGTTTCACTCCGTGCAGTAGAAACTATCGACTTTATGACCGCACATTGGGCGCATTTACCATACGATTTACTCGGTAAAATCTCAAACCGCATTATCAATGAAGTAAACGGCATTTCCCGCGTGGTATATGACGTTTCAGGCAAACCGCCAGCGACGATTGAGTGGGAATAA
- a CDS encoding phospho-sugar mutase: MSTIFTIAQNWLAQDPDQETRAELAQLIEAAQAGDEKALAELTARFDGRLQFGTAGLRGRLQAGSMGMNRVLVAQAAGGLADYLKGYDKEPSIVIGYDGRKNSDVFARDTAEIMAGAGIKAYLLPRKLPTPVLAYAIKYFDTTAGVMVTASHNPPEDNGYKVYLGKANGGGQIVSPADKDIAALIDKVAAGNIADLPRSQDFTVLDDEIVEAYIAKTAALAKEPAAEINYVYTAMHGVGYEVLSKTLEKAGLPQPHLVAEQIQPDGSFPTVNFPNPEEKGALDLAIKLAKEKNAEFIIANDPDADRLAVAMPDAQGNWKGLHGNVVGCLLGWYLAKQYHAQGTQGVLACSLVSSPALAEIAKKYGLQSEETLTGFKYIGKVDGLLFGFEEALGYLVDPDKVRDKDGISAAIVFLDFIRNLKAQGKTLQDAINDFNNEFGAYVSGQISIRVSDLSEIGKLMTALRNNPPSAIGGFSVAQLIDHTKTDRQSDILVFVLENGSRLITRPSGTEPKIKFYLDAKGKDAADADKVLSQFDESVRELLRQEQYGKQDC, translated from the coding sequence ATGAGTACAATTTTTACTATTGCGCAAAACTGGTTAGCACAAGATCCGGATCAAGAAACTCGTGCTGAATTAGCTCAACTGATTGAAGCTGCACAAGCAGGCGATGAAAAAGCATTAGCAGAGTTAACAGCACGTTTTGACGGCCGTTTACAGTTTGGTACGGCAGGTTTACGTGGCCGTTTACAAGCAGGTTCTATGGGGATGAACCGAGTATTAGTGGCTCAAGCTGCCGGCGGTTTAGCGGATTACTTGAAAGGCTATGATAAAGAACCTTCAATTGTTATTGGTTATGATGGTCGTAAAAATTCAGACGTATTTGCACGTGATACGGCAGAAATTATGGCGGGTGCAGGTATCAAAGCTTACTTATTACCTCGTAAATTACCAACACCGGTGCTTGCGTATGCAATTAAATATTTTGATACCACAGCGGGTGTCATGGTAACCGCAAGCCATAACCCACCGGAAGATAACGGTTATAAAGTTTATTTAGGTAAGGCAAACGGCGGCGGTCAAATTGTTTCGCCTGCGGATAAAGATATTGCAGCGTTAATTGATAAAGTGGCGGCAGGTAATATCGCGGATCTACCACGTAGCCAAGACTTTACTGTATTAGATGATGAAATCGTAGAAGCATATATCGCAAAAACAGCTGCATTAGCGAAAGAGCCGGCAGCAGAGATTAACTATGTTTATACCGCAATGCACGGTGTTGGTTATGAAGTATTAAGCAAAACATTAGAAAAAGCCGGTTTACCGCAGCCGCATCTCGTTGCAGAACAAATTCAACCGGACGGTTCTTTCCCAACCGTTAACTTCCCGAACCCGGAAGAAAAAGGTGCATTAGATTTAGCGATTAAATTAGCGAAAGAGAAAAATGCGGAATTTATCATTGCAAACGACCCGGACGCAGACCGTTTAGCGGTGGCAATGCCGGATGCGCAAGGCAACTGGAAAGGTTTACACGGTAACGTTGTAGGCTGCTTATTAGGTTGGTATTTAGCTAAACAGTACCATGCACAAGGCACACAAGGCGTATTAGCTTGTTCATTAGTGTCTTCACCTGCATTAGCTGAAATTGCGAAAAAATACGGTTTACAATCGGAAGAAACCTTAACCGGTTTTAAATATATCGGTAAAGTAGATGGTTTATTATTCGGTTTCGAAGAGGCGTTAGGCTATTTAGTTGACCCAGATAAAGTACGTGATAAAGACGGTATTTCAGCGGCTATTGTATTCTTAGATTTTATCCGTAACTTAAAAGCACAAGGCAAAACGTTACAAGACGCAATCAACGATTTCAATAATGAATTCGGTGCTTATGTAAGCGGTCAAATTTCAATTCGTGTAAGCGATTTATCCGAAATCGGTAAATTAATGACGGCATTACGTAACAACCCACCAAGTGCAATCGGTGGTTTCAGCGTGGCTCAACTAATTGACCATACAAAAACAGATCGTCAAAGCGACATTCTTGTATTCGTATTGGAAAACGGCAGCCGTTTAATTACTCGTCCGTCAGGTACAGAACCGAAAATTAAGTTCTACTTAGATGCGAAAGGTAAAGATGCGGCAGATGCAGATAAAGTATTAAGCCAATTTGATGAAAGCGTACGTGAATTACTACGCCAAGAGCAATACGGCAAACAAGATTGCTAA
- a CDS encoding aromatic amino acid transport family protein: MQNKTLGSTLIVAGTTIGAGMLAMPLTSAGIGFGWTLALLIALWLLLCFSALLFVELYQNVESDAGIGTLAEKYYGNFGRIVSTAVLVIFLYAILSAYVSGGSSLLASIMPTINDAETTKRIAGVIFTLVFGAFVVIGTTSVDIINRILFLTKIGAFLLVLALLLPNISVSNLLEMPIDNALLISATPVFFTAFGFHGSIPSLNKYLDGNVKALRISILVGTAIPLVAYVLWQLATHGLLNQTAFLQLIEKDPTLNGLAEAIQQITGSSLIGGAVKLFSALALITSFLGVALGLFECLEDLFKRIHINTPRLSLGALTFIPPMLFAFFYPEGFIAALGYAGQMFAFYALVLPIAMVWKFRKLYPEAKYKVFGGNVALLIALLLAIFIINVPFIIEAGYLPRVIG, from the coding sequence ATGCAAAACAAAACTCTTGGAAGCACATTAATTGTTGCGGGGACGACAATTGGTGCAGGAATGCTGGCAATGCCTCTTACTTCAGCGGGAATTGGTTTCGGTTGGACGTTAGCATTGCTTATTGCACTTTGGTTATTACTTTGTTTTAGTGCGTTATTGTTCGTTGAACTTTATCAAAATGTAGAAAGTGATGCCGGTATCGGGACTTTAGCCGAAAAATACTACGGTAATTTCGGACGTATTGTTTCCACTGCCGTATTAGTGATTTTTTTATATGCGATTCTTTCCGCTTATGTTTCCGGCGGTAGTTCATTATTGGCAAGTATTATGCCGACTATTAATGATGCAGAAACCACCAAAAGAATTGCCGGCGTTATTTTTACTCTCGTCTTTGGTGCTTTTGTGGTAATTGGTACGACGAGTGTTGATATTATCAATCGTATCCTATTCTTAACTAAAATCGGTGCGTTTTTATTAGTATTAGCATTGTTATTACCGAATATTTCAGTAAGTAATTTACTTGAAATGCCGATTGATAATGCGTTATTAATTTCTGCAACCCCGGTTTTCTTTACGGCTTTCGGTTTCCACGGTTCAATTCCTAGCTTAAATAAATATTTAGATGGTAATGTAAAAGCGTTACGTATTTCAATTTTAGTCGGTACGGCGATTCCGTTAGTGGCTTACGTATTATGGCAACTTGCGACACACGGTTTATTAAATCAAACCGCATTTTTACAGTTAATTGAGAAAGATCCGACTTTAAACGGCTTAGCGGAAGCGATTCAGCAGATTACCGGTAGCTCATTAATTGGCGGCGCAGTGAAATTATTCTCAGCATTAGCCTTAATTACTTCATTTTTAGGTGTAGCGTTAGGTTTGTTTGAATGCTTAGAAGATTTATTTAAACGTATCCATATTAATACACCTCGTCTTTCTCTTGGCGCATTAACCTTTATTCCGCCAATGTTATTTGCCTTTTTCTATCCGGAAGGTTTTATTGCTGCACTAGGTTACGCAGGACAAATGTTTGCTTTCTATGCGTTAGTTTTACCGATTGCGATGGTGTGGAAGTTCCGTAAATTGTACCCAGAAGCAAAATACAAAGTATTTGGCGGCAATGTGGCATTATTGATTGCATTATTATTAGCAATATTTATCATTAACGTGCCATTTATTATTGAAGCCGGTTATTTACCGAGAGTAATTGGATAA
- the ftsH gene encoding ATP-dependent zinc metalloprotease FtsH produces the protein MVKNIVLWVVVAVVLMTAFEGFNSNFGNNNTVAYSTFLNDIKSNNLKEVDFKRNDETISVTKNDGTQYQTVMPMYDEYLLADLAKTNATVTGQPEERRGLLSQIFISWFPMLMLIGFWVFYMRQMQGGGGRGAMSFGKSKAKMLTAEQVKTRFTDVAGCDEAKEEVGEVVDFLKDPSKFQKLGGRIPKGILMVGPPGTGKTLLAKAIAGEAGVPFFTMAGSDFVEMFVGVGASRVRDLFEQAKKNAPCIIFIDEIDAVGRKRGGAGFSGGHDEREQTLNQMLVEMDGFEGSEGVIIIAATNRADVLDDALTRPGRFDRQVTVDLPNVKGREQILKVHMKKVPLAPDVDPMVVARGTPGYSGAQLANLVNEAALFAARKNQRVVTMDDFEKARDKINMGPERRSNTMTEKELMNTAYHEAGHVIVGYLMPEHDPLNKVTIVPRGQALGFAQFLPEGDRVSETFTKLESQLSTLFAGRIAEGLIFGEDKITTGASSDIHRATQIARAMVTQWGFSKELGPLFYQNEDGMGAIKGVSEESQKLIDQEMRKIIDRNYERAKKTLEDNMDILHAMKDALLKYETLDRKQIDDLMNRRPVGEPAGWNDKNDNSSSNDSSTAEKPDVEQQPTDTPNADAEVADKQADA, from the coding sequence ATGGTTAAAAATATTGTCCTTTGGGTAGTGGTTGCAGTTGTTTTAATGACTGCCTTTGAGGGCTTTAACTCAAACTTTGGTAACAATAATACGGTTGCTTATTCAACATTCTTAAACGATATCAAATCGAATAATCTGAAAGAAGTGGATTTCAAACGTAACGATGAAACTATCTCTGTTACTAAAAATGATGGTACGCAATATCAAACCGTGATGCCGATGTATGATGAATACTTATTGGCGGATCTGGCAAAAACAAATGCAACGGTTACCGGTCAGCCGGAAGAACGTCGCGGTTTGTTATCTCAGATTTTTATTTCGTGGTTCCCGATGTTAATGCTGATTGGCTTTTGGGTGTTTTATATGCGCCAAATGCAAGGCGGTGGCGGTCGTGGTGCAATGAGCTTTGGTAAAAGTAAAGCAAAAATGCTGACTGCCGAGCAAGTTAAAACACGTTTTACCGATGTTGCAGGCTGTGATGAAGCTAAAGAAGAAGTCGGTGAAGTGGTGGACTTCTTAAAAGATCCGAGTAAATTCCAAAAACTAGGTGGACGTATTCCAAAAGGTATCTTAATGGTTGGTCCTCCGGGTACGGGTAAAACATTATTGGCGAAAGCAATTGCCGGTGAAGCGGGTGTACCGTTCTTTACTATGGCGGGTTCTGACTTCGTAGAAATGTTTGTCGGTGTCGGTGCCTCTCGTGTGCGTGATCTTTTTGAACAAGCGAAGAAAAATGCACCTTGTATCATTTTTATCGATGAAATTGATGCTGTTGGTCGTAAACGTGGTGGTGCCGGTTTTAGCGGTGGCCATGATGAGCGTGAACAAACCCTTAACCAGATGTTAGTTGAGATGGACGGTTTTGAAGGCTCAGAAGGTGTGATTATTATCGCAGCGACTAACCGTGCGGATGTACTTGATGATGCGTTAACTCGTCCGGGACGTTTTGACCGTCAAGTAACGGTAGATTTACCGAATGTGAAAGGTCGTGAGCAAATTTTGAAAGTGCATATGAAAAAAGTGCCGCTTGCACCGGATGTTGATCCAATGGTGGTCGCACGTGGTACACCGGGTTATTCAGGTGCCCAATTAGCAAACTTAGTTAATGAAGCCGCATTATTTGCCGCACGTAAAAACCAACGTGTCGTAACTATGGACGACTTTGAAAAAGCACGCGATAAAATTAATATGGGACCGGAGCGTCGTTCAAATACGATGACCGAAAAAGAATTGATGAATACCGCTTATCACGAAGCCGGTCACGTTATTGTCGGTTATTTAATGCCTGAGCACGATCCGCTCAATAAAGTAACCATTGTGCCTCGTGGTCAAGCGCTTGGTTTTGCGCAGTTCTTACCGGAAGGTGACCGTGTAAGTGAAACCTTTACCAAATTGGAAAGCCAGCTTTCAACCTTATTTGCAGGACGAATTGCCGAAGGACTTATTTTTGGTGAAGATAAAATTACCACTGGTGCGTCTTCGGATATTCACCGTGCAACGCAAATTGCTCGTGCAATGGTAACCCAATGGGGCTTCTCTAAAGAGTTAGGTCCGTTGTTCTATCAAAATGAAGACGGTATGGGGGCAATCAAAGGCGTATCGGAAGAGTCGCAAAAATTGATTGACCAAGAGATGCGTAAAATCATTGATCGTAACTACGAGCGCGCGAAGAAAACGTTAGAAGACAATATGGATATTTTACATGCGATGAAAGACGCATTGTTAAAATATGAAACGTTAGATCGCAAACAAATTGATGATTTAATGAATCGCCGTCCGGTTGGCGAGCCGGCAGGTTGGAATGATAAGAACGATAATAGTTCGTCAAATGATTCTAGTACCGCAGAAAAGCCGGACGTAGAGCAGCAACCGACAGATACGCCGAATGCGGATGCGGAAGTTGCAGATAAACAAGCAGACGCTTAA